The following proteins come from a genomic window of Monomorium pharaonis isolate MP-MQ-018 unplaced genomic scaffold, ASM1337386v2 scaffold_266, whole genome shotgun sequence:
- the LOC118648183 gene encoding proline-rich antigen-like translates to MTRKQINAAVRREMQKERKKAYAVGTYGQHGSAYVSSAYASTGYAAAPPPPPLSYPLPPPSYLPPPPLPSYPPPPVSYPPPMYPYYYRGYY, encoded by the coding sequence CAAATCAACGCAGCTGTTAGGAGGGAAATgcaaaaggaaaggaaaaaagcgTACGCTGTTGGAACGTACGGACAACATGGTTCTGCGTACGTTTCATCAGCGTACGCTTCCACAGGATACGCCGCAGCACCACCGCCGCCTCCACTGTCATATCCGCTGCCTCCACCGTCGTACCTACCACCGCCGCCTCTACCGTCGTATCCGCCGCCTCCAGTGTCGTATCCGCCTCCAATGTATCCGTATTATTATCGcggttattattaa